The Porphyromonas pogonae genome segment AATATGATTACATCTCTACTCTTGCACTACGGGCGAGTTATGGGCTTACTGCCAAAATGAATGAACATGCGATAAACTCCTTAGCTGTTTTTAAAAGTCTGATCACCAACCGTTGGTTCAAAGACAAAGAAAATGAGATGCAACTGGAGCATCTTGAGAATCGTGATCTTACTTGGGAGAAGATGTATGAGCTCAATTTTGGTATAGACGCAGGCCTGTTTGGCAATAGGCTCAATGCTACACTCGACGTCTATCAAAGAAAATCATTTGACCTTATAGACCTCGTACGTACCTCAGGAGTGGGAGGTCAGTATTTCAAATATGCCAACTTCGGTGATCTTAAAACTACGGGTGTGGAGCTTACTCTCAATACCAAAAATATCAAAACGGATGATTTTTCGTGGAGTACCATGCTTAGCATGAGTTATTTCAAACAAAAGATTACAAGACTCCGAAACTCCCCCAATACATTTGATCTTGTTGCCGGTACGGGACAAGGTAATCTACAGGGATATGCTCGTGGGTCTCTCTTTTCTTTTGAATTTACAGGGCTAAGCTCGCAAGGTCTTCCAACGTTTAACTTTGGTGATTATCCTTTCCAAAATCTTCCTTACGCCAATATTACGGGAGCAGACTTTTTGGATACCAAGTATTCTAAGTCCTACCTCAAATATCATGGCCCTATAGAGCCTAACTTTACGGGAGGGATATCCAATACATTTAGTTATAAAAATTTCGATTTTTCATTCTTTATTACTTTCCAGGCGGGAAATAAGATCAGACTACAGCCAACCTATGATCCTTCATTTCAGGATCTGAATGTTTTCAATAAATATTATTCGGATCGTTGGCTCAATCCGGGAGATGAACTCGTTACTAATGTTCCTGTACTCGCATCCACAGATTTGATTAAGAATATAGGGAAAGAAAACATCGAACGGGCTTATAATACCTATAATTATTCAGACCAAAGAGTTGCAGACGGTAGTTTTATCAGAATGAAAAATATTTCATTAGGCTATAAACTACCCGAAAGTCTTATAAAGAAGGTTGGCTTAAAATCACTTGCACTAAGATTACAAGCGACTAATCCTTTCCTTATTTATTCCGATAAAAAGCTTAACGGGCAGGATCCTGAGTTTTTCCGCACAGGTGGTGTGACTTCCCCTATGACTAAAATGTACTCCTTGACATTAAACTTGACATTATGATGAAAAAAATAATTCTTTTATTCTCTATCGTATTTTCTTGCCTTGCATGCGATCGTTACTTGGAAGTAATGCCGGATAGTACCCTTAGTGTAGATGTCGATTCCGAGGAGAAATTGGCTGAAATGCTTACGGCCGCTTATCCCAAGGCGTCTTATTTCGGTTTTTTGGAGGCTCGTACCGATAATGCAGGCGAGCGTATTGGAGGGGTAAACAGGAAACTTAATGAGGGAATGTATTTTTGGAGAGACTACGACCAAGAAGATTTGGATACCCCACTTAATTATTGGAACGATTGTTATCGCGGTATTGCCCTTGCCAATCATGTGTTGGAGGCTTTGAAAAAATTCACTAATAAAACAGCACGGATCAAAAGTCTCTATGGCGAAGCTTTACTCCTAAGGGCTTATCTCCATTTTATGCTTGTAAATATATGGGCAAAGCCTTATAACCCTGCTACAGCAGATGTGGACTTAGGTATTCCATATCTGAGCAAACCTGAAAAGAATGCTTTCCCCAAGTATGATAGGGGTACTGTGCGTCAGGTTTATGAAAAAATAGAAAATGATCTTCTTTTGGGAATAGGTCTGGTCGATGATAAATATTACAAGCATCCGCGCTACCACTTCAATAAGGAGGCTGCTTATGCTTTGGCATCACGCTTTTTTCTTTACAAAGGAGACTGGGACAAGACTATAGCTTACAGTACTTATGTTTTGGGTAATAACCCTGCTTCACACCTTCGCGATTGGCGAGAGTATAATGATAGATTCCTTTTTACCGATGACGGAATATCTGCTGCTTACACTTTCCCTGAGGAGAAGGGTAATTTGCTCATAGCATCGGTAGAGTCTCGCGTCGGACGACACTATATTGATGAGCAATACGGACTCAATGCTAAGTTGTTGAAAGATTTATTGGAAAAATTTGGCCCTGCCAACGAAAGATTTATCTACCCCACTCGTAAGAATTCACGCAACGGTACGGCTATTTATATAAAGAAATTCAAAGATTATTCTATCAATGAAGAAGCCGGTAATAATCCACGAGGTATTTTTATGAATAATAATCTTTTCACAACAGAAGAGGTATTACTCAACAGAGCAGAGGCCTACGCGATGAAAAAGAAGTATTTTGAGGCTTCTGTAGATTTGTCTGTCTTTATTAGCACTATTGCTTGGTGGAAGCTGTCACAAAACCAGCTTATGAATCTTTTTCCCAATGGGAAAAATATTTATACACCTTTTGAACCCTTGTCAACTTACCAAGGCTCCATGGTTCAGGCTGTTTCGGAGTTGAGAAGACGAGCTTTCATACACGAAGGTTTGCGCTGGTTTGATATCAGAAGATTCCATGTTTTGGTGAGTAGAAATAAGAAAGGAGAGTCTTTCAGTCCTGATAAGACATTGCAGAAATTCGATGTCAGACAGGTTATGCAAATTCCTTCTCAAGCGATTAAAGCCGGTATAGAACCCAACCCAAGATAACCTAAGTATATAAAAAATGAAAATATATCTTATTCCGCTATTACTATGTTTTTTATTTGGAAGCATCTCTTGTAATAAAGCGGATGTTTTCGAGAAAGAAAGCGTTATACGTCCCACTCTTCGTCCTCATACAGAGTTGGACAAATGGATTGACATTAATCTTA includes the following:
- a CDS encoding RagB/SusD family nutrient uptake outer membrane protein; amino-acid sequence: MMKKIILLFSIVFSCLACDRYLEVMPDSTLSVDVDSEEKLAEMLTAAYPKASYFGFLEARTDNAGERIGGVNRKLNEGMYFWRDYDQEDLDTPLNYWNDCYRGIALANHVLEALKKFTNKTARIKSLYGEALLLRAYLHFMLVNIWAKPYNPATADVDLGIPYLSKPEKNAFPKYDRGTVRQVYEKIENDLLLGIGLVDDKYYKHPRYHFNKEAAYALASRFFLYKGDWDKTIAYSTYVLGNNPASHLRDWREYNDRFLFTDDGISAAYTFPEEKGNLLIASVESRVGRHYIDEQYGLNAKLLKDLLEKFGPANERFIYPTRKNSRNGTAIYIKKFKDYSINEEAGNNPRGIFMNNNLFTTEEVLLNRAEAYAMKKKYFEASVDLSVFISTIAWWKLSQNQLMNLFPNGKNIYTPFEPLSTYQGSMVQAVSELRRRAFIHEGLRWFDIRRFHVLVSRNKKGESFSPDKTLQKFDVRQVMQIPSQAIKAGIEPNPR